The Mycolicibacterium mucogenicum DSM 44124 genomic sequence AGTTCCGCCCAACGCCGGCCCGGAATTGGAGAAGCGGTTCGCCAACCGCGCTCACGCAGTGGACGGCCAGCCCGGCTTCCTCGGATTCCAGCTGCTCCGCCCGGTCAAGGGCGAAAACCGCTACTTCGTGGTGACGCAGTGGGAGTCTGACGAGGCGTTCCAGGCCTGGGCCACCGGCCCGGCCGTCGAGGCCCACGCCGGGCAGCGGGCCAACCCCGTCGCCACCGGAGCGTCACTTCTCGAATTCGAGGTTGTGTTGGACGTTGCTGGTTCCGGCCAGCAGGCATAAGACCCGGGCTGCGCTGGCCACGGCCGGCGCAGTCATCGTCGTCTTAGGCGGCTGTAGCAGCACGCCCGCAGCCGTCGCGCCACCATCGAGCGCTGCCTACGGCGCCCTGATCGACATGAGCACCCCGCAGGGCATGCGGTCCCGGCAGACGATGGACATGCTCAACTCGGACTGGTCCATCGAGCCGGCCGGGGTGAAGACGCTCGCCGCACCCGACCAGGTCGACGACATCACCTACCGGATGAAGTGGATCTGGTGGGACCGCCCGTTCAAGCTCACCGGCATCGACATCGGCGCCGGGCAGTCCACGCTGCACGTCACCAACTCGTACGGCGTGAACCAGGACATCCAGCTGCACGTCGACGGCAAGGGCACCGTCGACCGCATGGAGGTCTCGCTGCGTCCGCCGCCCGTCAAGTCCTGGGCTGACGTCGACGCAGCCATCGCGAAGTCCGGCGCCCACTACTCGTATCAGGTCGCCAAGGTCGTCGACGGCAAGTGCGTCAAGGTCGCCGGCACCAACGTCGACGAGCCGATGCCGCTGGCGTCGATCATGAAAATCTATGTGCTGCTTGCCGTTGCGCGAGCGGTGTCGGCCGGCACCCTCAGCTGGGACGACAAGGTCACCGTCACCGCCGAAGGCAAGAAGCTCGGTTCGGCCGGCATGGACAACCTGGCCCCGGGCACACAGGTGACGGTCCACGAGGCGGCCCAGCAGATGATCTCGGTCAGCGACAACATGGCCACCGACATGCTGATCAACAAGGTCGGCCCCGCCGCGGTGGACGAGGCACTCGTGGTCGCCGGGCACCACGACCCGGCGAGTCTGACGCCGTACCCGACCATGCACGAGCTGTTCTCCATCGGCTGGGGCAAGCCCGATGTGCGTGACCAGTGGAAGAACGGCGACAAGGCGCAGCGCACGGCGCTGTTGCAGCAGGTGAGTTCGCGGCCGTACGAGCCCGACCCGTACCGCACCCGCACGCCGGCCTCGAGCATCGGGGCCGAGTGGTACGGCAGCGCCGCCGACATCTGCCGCGAGCACGTCGCGGTGCAGGCCGCCGCTGTCGGGCCCGCCGCTCCGGTCCGGGACATCATGTCGAAGGTCGCCGGCATCGATCTGGACCGTGCCAAGTGGCCCTACCTGGGCTCCAAGGGCGGCAATCTGCCCGGCGACCTCGGCTTCAGCTGGTACGCCGTCGACCACACCGGCCAGCCGTGGGTGGTGAACTTCCAGCTGACCTGGCCGACGTTCAAGGGTCAAACCGCGGCGCAGTGGCTGCTGAGCATCATCAAGCAGGCGTTCGATCTGATCCCGGTGCAGTGAGCACGCAGTCGCCGCAGCACGCCGCCCTGTCGCCTGCCAGCTGGTAGATCAGGCAGCAGCTGCTCCGCCGAAAATCCGGCCCTGAGCGCA encodes the following:
- a CDS encoding serine hydrolase produces the protein MVPASRHKTRAALATAGAVIVVLGGCSSTPAAVAPPSSAAYGALIDMSTPQGMRSRQTMDMLNSDWSIEPAGVKTLAAPDQVDDITYRMKWIWWDRPFKLTGIDIGAGQSTLHVTNSYGVNQDIQLHVDGKGTVDRMEVSLRPPPVKSWADVDAAIAKSGAHYSYQVAKVVDGKCVKVAGTNVDEPMPLASIMKIYVLLAVARAVSAGTLSWDDKVTVTAEGKKLGSAGMDNLAPGTQVTVHEAAQQMISVSDNMATDMLINKVGPAAVDEALVVAGHHDPASLTPYPTMHELFSIGWGKPDVRDQWKNGDKAQRTALLQQVSSRPYEPDPYRTRTPASSIGAEWYGSAADICREHVAVQAAAVGPAAPVRDIMSKVAGIDLDRAKWPYLGSKGGNLPGDLGFSWYAVDHTGQPWVVNFQLTWPTFKGQTAAQWLLSIIKQAFDLIPVQ
- the mhuD gene encoding mycobilin-forming heme oxygenase MhuD is translated as MPVVKINAIEVPPNAGPELEKRFANRAHAVDGQPGFLGFQLLRPVKGENRYFVVTQWESDEAFQAWATGPAVEAHAGQRANPVATGASLLEFEVVLDVAGSGQQA